The DNA region AACCGGTCCTGCATTCGGTCGATGAGGTCAACTCCCCCGTCGCCGCGATGACCCATCACGTGTTCCACGTCTCGGGCGTCGAGGACAAGCGGAGACTGGTGCAGTACCTCGCTTCGGGCACCGGGCGCCGAATCCTGTTCCTGCGCACCAAGCATCAGGCCCGCAAGCTGGCCAAACAACTCACCGAGGCCGGTGTGCCGTCGGTTGATCTACACGGCAACCTGTCCCAGCCCGCACGCGACCGCAACCTGGCCGCGTTCACCAGTGGTACCGCCCGGGTGTTGGTGGCCACCGACATCGCGGCACGCGGCGTGCACGTCGACGATGTCGAACTGGTCGTGCACGTGGATCCGCCGATGGAGCACAAGGCCTACCTGCACCGGTCCGGACGCACCGCGCGCGCCGGCAATGCCGGCGACGTCGTAACAGTGGTGCTGCCCGAGCAGCGTCGCGATACCCGGACCCTGCTGCAGCGCGCGGGGATTCGCGTTGAGCCGCAGCAGGTCTCGGCCGAGTCCGATTCGGTGCGCGATCTGGTCGGGGAGTTGGCTCCCTTCCAGAAGCCCAAGCCCGTTGTCGCGCAGCCGGTCTCGCAGAATCGCTCGAAGCCGCCCCATCGCAGGTCCGGTGGCGGATCACCGGCGGGTCGCGGTGGCGCCCGTTCGGGGCATCAGGGTTCCGGCGGTGGCCGGGGCCGGCGGCCGCAGCGCGCCGCTTCGGCCTAACCAACTCGTGGACACACCGGCAGGCCCGTTGGGCCTGCCGGTGTTGTCGTCGCTGACCTCAGTGGCCGCCGCTGCGCTGCACGCGCACACTGCGTGCGGTCACCGTCACGCACATCCGACCCGGTAGATACAGCTCGATCTGGCTCATGGACTCAGCCTCCTTTCGCCGCAGCAAAACCGCTAACAGCAGCGCTCTCGGTGTTCTATGCCGATCGGCGAAAACCGGCACCTGCGCCGTTGCAGCACACCAAGAACCGACCTCAGGCTAACGGCACTTGCGCTCTCACGCCATCAGACTTAGGTTTTTATCAGACTTAAGTGGCCGCTTATTGGGGACTTGTTGCATCGATCACGGCTTGTTCTAATACAAAGATGCCGGTCCTCAGGCGCGCCGCCACAGCCCGCGCCGTCTCCGCCGGCGAGGTGTTCGCTCTGATCCGCGCCGGCGCGGTGAGCACCCGGAGCGAAGTCCGCGCGGCCACCACATTGTCGCGGACCGCGGTTGCGGCCCGGGTGGACGCGCTCAAGACGCTCGGGCTGGTCACCGAGCGCGAAGAGGGCGCTTCCACCGGGGGTCGGCCCCCGACGCTGCTGCGCTTCGACGGCGCGGCCGGAGTCGTGTTGGCCGTCGCGATCGGCCGCAGCCGCACCTGCCTGGCGATCGCCGACCTGGCCGGAACCGTTCGGGCGCACTGCGAGGTCGATCTCGACGGTCGCGCGGGACCGGAGGAGTTGATGGCGGATGTGACCAAGCGCCTCGAGGCCCTGGTCGGCGAGTCCGGCCACGACCTCGCCGAGATCCGCGGAGTGGGCCTGAGCCTTCCCGGTGCCGTCGATCAACTGCGCGGCGCCAGCATGAATTCCCCGATCATGAGCGGCTGGGACGGCATCGCGCTTGCGCCGTACTTCGCGCCTCTGACGGCGGCGCCGGTCGTCGTGGACAACGACGCCAACGTCATGGCACTGGCCGAATGGCGCGACGGGCACCGGGACGTCGACGACCTGCTAATGCTGAAGCTCTCGACCGGTCTCGGCGCCGGGATCATCGCGGGCGGTGCGCTTCGGCGCGGGGCGGTGGGTGCCGCCGGCGAGTTCGGACACAATAAAATCGCGGCCGCGCAAGGACTTCCGTGTCGATGCGGCGACACCGGCTGCCTCGAAGCCATCGCCGGGGGCTGGACCCTGGTCCGCACCCTGCAGCAACACGGGCACACCGTCGGACATATCCGCGATGTCGTCGACTTGGCCAACCGCGGCGAACCCGAGGCGCGTCGCCTGCTGCGCGACAGCGGCCGACACATCGGTGAGGTGGTCGCCGCTGCGGTCAACCTCCTCAACCCGGCGGTCGTGGTGGTCGGCGGCGATATGGCACGGGCGTACGACTTCCTGGTGGCCGGCCTACGCGAAACCCTCTACGGCACCGCGACGGCCCTGGCGACCCGCGCCCTGCAGGTCGTGCCCGCCTCGCACGGGGACCGCAGCGCCGTCGAGGGGTCGGTCGCGTTGATCCTCGACCGGATCCTGTCCGCCGACGCCGTCGACGCCGCCCTGGCCGGCCCCTGACCGCTGCCCACACCCAGGGATGGACCCGCGTCCGGGCGTCTGGCAAGATTTGATCAAATATCGAAAATAGCCGGACCCGAGGGTGAGGACGACGAATGGACTTGGAGTGGTCAGCGCAGGATCGCGCATTCCGCGATGAGGTGCGCGAGTTCCTCGAACAGAAGCTCACCCCGGACCTGCGCGCCGCCGGCCGGCTGATGACCAGCGTGTACGCCGACCATGAGGCCAGCATGGCCTGGCAGGCCATCCTGCACGAGCGCGGTTGGGCGGCCCCGGCGTGGCCGGTGCAGTACGGCGGGTGCGATTGGACGCTGACCCAGCACTACATCTTCAGCCGCGAGTCGCAGTTGGCGGGCGCCCCGTCGCTCTCCCCGATGGGGATCAAGATGGTGGCCCACGCCATTATCAAATTCGGCACCGACGAGCAGAAGGCGTTCTTCCTGCCGCGCATCCTCACCGGTGAGGTGTTCTTCTGCCAGGGCTACTCCGAACCGGAGTCGGGCAGCGACCTGGCCTCGCTGCAAATGGCCGCGGTCGCCGACGGCGACGACCTGATCCTCGACGGCAGCAAGATCTGGACCACGCATGCGACCGAGGCCAATTGGATGTTCGCCCTGGTCCGCACGTCGCGGCTGGAGCGCAAGCAGCAGGGCATCACCTTCGTGCTGCTCGAGATGGACACCCCCGGCATCGAGGTGCATCCCCTGGTCATGACCTCCGGCGAGGAGGTCCAGAGCCAGGTGTTCTTCTCCGGGGTGCGGGTCCCGCAGGCCAATGTGCTCGGCGAGATCGACGACGGCTGGACCGTGGCCAAGTACCTGTTGGAGTTCGAGCGCGGCGGCGGCGCCACCGCCCCGGCGCTACAGGTGATGGCGGAGGAAATCGCTACTGCCGCAACACATCAGCGTGGACCCGACGGCGCACCGCTGATCGAGGACCCCGCCTTCGCGCGCAAGCTCGCCGATGTCCGGATCCGCACCGAGGTGCTGGAGATTCTGGAATTCCGGACCCTGGCGGTGGTCGCCGAGGGCGGCAACCCCGGGTCGGCCTCCTCGATGCTCAAGGTGATCTCGACCGAGTTGAGCCAGGCGATCACCGAGTTGGCCCTCGAGACCGCCGGTCCGCGGGGCCGGGTCTATCAACCCCATGCCACCCGTCCGGGCGGGCCGGTCACCGAATACGAGCCACCGGCCGACGGCTACGTCAGCGGACAGCCCTGGCAGGCGGTGGCACCGTTGCGGTACTTCAACGACCGCGCCGGATCGATCTATGCCGGCAGCAATGAAATTCAGCGGAACATCCTCGCCAAAGCGGCGCTCGGGCTCTAGGGAACTGGTATGGAATTCAACCTCAGCAAGGAACAGGAACTGCTGCGCGACGGCCTCGCCAAGTTCCTCGACACCCGCTATGACCTGCCGAGGAGCCGCACCGCGGCCAAGACCGGCTCGGGGTGGCAGCCCGAGATCTGGCGATCGTTCGCCGACGAACTCGGCATCCTGGGTGCCACCTTCGACGAGTCCGTCGGCGGGATCGGCGGTGGCGCAGAAGAAATGATGGTCATCACCGAGACGTTGGGCCGCGCCCTGGTGGTCGAGCCCTACGTCAGCACCGTGGTGGTGGGCGGCGGACTGCTGGCGCGCGCCGACACCGCGCCGGCCCGCGCGGTGCTGGAACAGATCGTGGCGGGCACCGCCGTCGTCGCGCTGGCCCATCTCGACGCGGAGGGGCCGGCCGCCGCGGCCTCCGACGGCGACGGCTGGGTCATCACCGGTGCGAAGTCGGTGGTACTCGACGCGCCGTTGGCCACCCACCTGTTGATCACCGCAGACACCGCTGAGGCCACCTCGCTGTTTCTCACCGAATTCGATGCGTCGGCCCTACCCGCCGGGCTCACGGTGCACAGCTATCGGACCATCGACGACCGGCAGGCCGCCGACCTGGTGTTCGACGGCCTGCGCCTGCCCGCCGACGCCAGGCTCAGCGTGGCCGAACCGTCGCTGGCGCGGGCTCTGGACGAGGGTGCGGCCGCGGTCGCGTCCGAGGCGGTGGGCTGCATGCGAAAGGTGTTGGCCGACACCGTCGAATACTCCAAGCAGCGCCAGCAGTTCGGTCAGCGCATCGGCAGCTTCCAGGTGCTCCAGCACCGCATGGTCGACATGTACATGGAGCTCGAACAGGCGGTGGCGGCGGTTTATCTCGCGGTCCTGAATCTGGATGCCGAACCGGCGACGCGAGCCCGGGCGGTCTCGGCGGCCAAGGCGACCGTGGGGCGCGCGGCCCGCTTCATCGGCCAGAACGCGGTGCAGTTGCACGGCGGCATGGGCATGACCGAGGAACTGGCCATCGGCCACTACTTCAAGCGACTCACCGCGGTCCAGTACGAATTCGGCAGCACCGACTACCACGTGACGCGCTACGCGGAGCTCACCAAGCCCTAGCCTGAACCGACGACTGTCAGCTGGTGTCTCGTTGTGCGCGTGCGCTTTTCATGCGTTGCGCACGTTCGGCACCGCGGGTGCGGGTGCGGCGGGGCATCTGCAGGCCACGGTTCGGTGTCGACGCGCTCCCCGACGCCGCCAGCGTAAGCGTGGCAGTCGTGACGTCCCAGTCCGGGAACACGAGGCGACTCCCGGGATGGGTGGTGTACGTGTGACCAGTGGGCGAAGTCCACACGATGGTGCCGTCGGGATGCTGCACATCCGACCAGCCCTGCTCACCGGTCCAGAAGGTCTTGAGCAAGTGATTCTTGCGGCACAGGCAGCGCAAATCCGACGGATGGGTCGGCCCCACCGGGTACGGAATCACATGATCGATGTCGCAGAACTGCGCCGGGGTGCTGCAACCGGGGAACCGGCAGAACATGTCCCGAGCGCGGACGAACGCGGCCAGCGCCGCCGACGGCCGGTAGCCGGGCTCGGGGTGTGTCGGTGGTGCGGTGAGGGGTTTGACTCGGGCGCCGTTGAGCAACAGCTCTTGCAGCAGCGGCTGGGGGACGATGCCGCCGCCCTGCAGCACTGCTGCCGGCTGCCGCACCGGCGCGGGCGCGGCGGTCTGCGTTGCGTCCTTCGAGATTCCGGTGCGGGCCGCGGTGATGGCGCGTTCGTCGGCCAGCACGTGGATGACCGCCGGGCTGCGACTCGGCTTCACCGTGGCGCCGGCACAGCCGGAGTTGCCGCACCGACAGGCCAACGGACCGGACTCGGCGGCCATCGCACCCAAGGCATCAACGCGACGCTCACCCGCACTGCGCGGGTCACCAGCACACAAGTGCCGAGTCAGCTCGACCAAACGCTTCTTGATCAGCGCTGCGTCGGTGCTGTAGAGCCGGCCCCACATCGACGACGTGCCGGTGTCATCCTCAGGCTTACCGAACTGCACATCCCGACCCCGCGCCGCAGCCTCGAAGGCGCGGACCGCATCGGGGTCGTGTTCGGCGAGGACCTTGTCGATTGCCAGGTCTAGTTTGGCGTCCGAGAGCGGCCCCCAGTGGACAGCC from Mycolicibacterium sp. MU0053 includes:
- a CDS encoding DEAD/DEAH box helicase → MTIEPTFASLGVSDGLVKTLAAQGISAPFPIQTKTLPDSMTGRDVLGRGKTGSGKTLAFSLPLVTRLSPGRRRAAQPSGLILAPTRELATQITATLQPLAAVAGLTVTTIFGGVSQHRQVQALKAGVDIVVACPGRLEDLMRQGEISLKAVEITVIDEADHMADLGFLPGVTRILSATPSGGQRLLFSATLDNGVDKLVAKFLREPVLHSVDEVNSPVAAMTHHVFHVSGVEDKRRLVQYLASGTGRRILFLRTKHQARKLAKQLTEAGVPSVDLHGNLSQPARDRNLAAFTSGTARVLVATDIAARGVHVDDVELVVHVDPPMEHKAYLHRSGRTARAGNAGDVVTVVLPEQRRDTRTLLQRAGIRVEPQQVSAESDSVRDLVGELAPFQKPKPVVAQPVSQNRSKPPHRRSGGGSPAGRGGARSGHQGSGGGRGRRPQRAASA
- a CDS encoding ROK family protein codes for the protein MPVLRRAATARAVSAGEVFALIRAGAVSTRSEVRAATTLSRTAVAARVDALKTLGLVTEREEGASTGGRPPTLLRFDGAAGVVLAVAIGRSRTCLAIADLAGTVRAHCEVDLDGRAGPEELMADVTKRLEALVGESGHDLAEIRGVGLSLPGAVDQLRGASMNSPIMSGWDGIALAPYFAPLTAAPVVVDNDANVMALAEWRDGHRDVDDLLMLKLSTGLGAGIIAGGALRRGAVGAAGEFGHNKIAAAQGLPCRCGDTGCLEAIAGGWTLVRTLQQHGHTVGHIRDVVDLANRGEPEARRLLRDSGRHIGEVVAAAVNLLNPAVVVVGGDMARAYDFLVAGLRETLYGTATALATRALQVVPASHGDRSAVEGSVALILDRILSADAVDAALAGP
- a CDS encoding acyl-CoA dehydrogenase family protein, with protein sequence MDLEWSAQDRAFRDEVREFLEQKLTPDLRAAGRLMTSVYADHEASMAWQAILHERGWAAPAWPVQYGGCDWTLTQHYIFSRESQLAGAPSLSPMGIKMVAHAIIKFGTDEQKAFFLPRILTGEVFFCQGYSEPESGSDLASLQMAAVADGDDLILDGSKIWTTHATEANWMFALVRTSRLERKQQGITFVLLEMDTPGIEVHPLVMTSGEEVQSQVFFSGVRVPQANVLGEIDDGWTVAKYLLEFERGGGATAPALQVMAEEIATAATHQRGPDGAPLIEDPAFARKLADVRIRTEVLEILEFRTLAVVAEGGNPGSASSMLKVISTELSQAITELALETAGPRGRVYQPHATRPGGPVTEYEPPADGYVSGQPWQAVAPLRYFNDRAGSIYAGSNEIQRNILAKAALGL
- a CDS encoding acyl-CoA dehydrogenase family protein, whose product is MEFNLSKEQELLRDGLAKFLDTRYDLPRSRTAAKTGSGWQPEIWRSFADELGILGATFDESVGGIGGGAEEMMVITETLGRALVVEPYVSTVVVGGGLLARADTAPARAVLEQIVAGTAVVALAHLDAEGPAAAASDGDGWVITGAKSVVLDAPLATHLLITADTAEATSLFLTEFDASALPAGLTVHSYRTIDDRQAADLVFDGLRLPADARLSVAEPSLARALDEGAAAVASEAVGCMRKVLADTVEYSKQRQQFGQRIGSFQVLQHRMVDMYMELEQAVAAVYLAVLNLDAEPATRARAVSAAKATVGRAARFIGQNAVQLHGGMGMTEELAIGHYFKRLTAVQYEFGSTDYHVTRYAELTKP
- a CDS encoding HNH endonuclease signature motif containing protein; amino-acid sequence: MCESGFDPDDDTAVITAITDAARAEAAAAARRLAAIHALMDLRLLDDDERELWACDPWDAAAAEIGAALGLSQRRASGQMYLARAMHTRLPRVFALLTAGAVSARTASTIAWRTHLVIDDDALAAIDSAIADQAVHWGPLSDAKLDLAIDKVLAEHDPDAVRAFEAAARGRDVQFGKPEDDTGTSSMWGRLYSTDAALIKKRLVELTRHLCAGDPRSAGERRVDALGAMAAESGPLACRCGNSGCAGATVKPSRSPAVIHVLADERAITAARTGISKDATQTAAPAPVRQPAAVLQGGGIVPQPLLQELLLNGARVKPLTAPPTHPEPGYRPSAALAAFVRARDMFCRFPGCSTPAQFCDIDHVIPYPVGPTHPSDLRCLCRKNHLLKTFWTGEQGWSDVQHPDGTIVWTSPTGHTYTTHPGSRLVFPDWDVTTATLTLAASGSASTPNRGLQMPRRTRTRGAERAQRMKSARAQRDTS